Proteins encoded together in one Telopea speciosissima isolate NSW1024214 ecotype Mountain lineage chromosome 4, Tspe_v1, whole genome shotgun sequence window:
- the LOC122659081 gene encoding RING-H2 finger protein ATL52-like: protein MASITVSCIGTIANCSLKAILDPPPPPPPVTIGGGSVSQPLSPFLVLVFAVVGGTFLLLTYYSVILKYCSCLNRWRRIVPPPEPESVQQDFLDEDQGPVIDHPIWFIRTVGLPENIINSIDVFKYQKGVGLVEGTECSVCLGEFQEDETLRLLPKCSHAFHLPCIDTWLRSHTNCPLCRAPIVSNPAGAAGVSTVTEMNSSNLGTVDETQLDNSERDGASGSNQSGEGGSENEVELVVVDGTRAVEKEAMTVLSSPATSGLQVLGRDSGVDRQEEERSNIQPVRRSFSMGSLAAAMVCFSVANIPPSESEGSSSTKVVPVKETNSGLVVKSQTESTSILKLMSNSFSGQALKAGPIAMNRSVSTSAKYLLSRHGGTQNSILPL, encoded by the coding sequence ATGGCGTCTATTACAGTTAGTTGTATTGGTACAATTGCAAACTGTTCTTTGAAGGCGATTCttgatcctcctcctcctcctccgccgGTCACCATCGGTGGTGGATCTGTCTCTCAGCCACTCTCTCCTTTTTTGGTGCTCGTCTTCGCTGTTGTTGGGGGTACTTTTCTACTCCTTACCTACTACTCGGTCATTCTGAAATACTGTTCGTGTTTGAACCGTTGGAGGAGGATAGTTCCACCACCCGAGCCAGAAAGTGTCCAGCAAGATTTTCTTGATGAGGATCAGGGCCCCGTGATTGACCACCCCATCTGGTTCATACGAACTGTGGGTCTCCCAGAAAATATCATCAATTCCATCGATGTCTTCAAGTATCAGAAGGGAGTGGGCTTGGTTGAAGGGACTGAGTGCTCGGTTTGTCTCGGTGAGTTCCAAGAGGATGAGACTTTGAGACTATTACCCAAGTGCAGTCATGCCTTTCACCTCccctgtattgatacttggctCAGATCCCATACTAATTGTCCTCTCTGTCGTGCCCCAATCGTGTCGAACCCCGCTGGTGCTGCGGGTGTGTCGACTGTAACAGAGATGAACTCAAGCAATTTGGGTACAGTTGACGAAACGCAGTTGGATAATTCAGAGAGAGATGGTGCTTCAGGAAGCAATCAGAGCGGTGAAGGTGGATCAGAAAATGAAGTTGAATTAGTCGTCGTCGATGGAACCAGGGCGGTTGAAAAGGAGGCTATGACTGTTCTTTCGTCTCCTGCAACTTCTGGCCTCCAGGTGCTCGGCAGAGACTCGGGAGTTGATCGTCAAGAGGAGGAAAGAAGCAACATTCAGCCTGTAAGAAGGTCTTTTTCGATGGGTTCTTTAGCCGCCGCGATGGTCTGTTTCTCTGTGGCTAATATTCCACCGTCAGAATCGGAAGGTAGTTCGTCGACCAAAGTCGTCCCAGTGAAGGAAACCAACTCGGGACTGGTTGTAAAGAGCCAAACTGAAAGTACAAGCATATTAAAGCTGATGAGTAATTCTTTCTCTGGGCAAGCTCTCAAGGCAGGACCCATTGCCATGAACAGATCAGTTTCAACCAGTGCGAAGTACTTGTTGTCTAGACATGGAGGAACCCAGAATTCAATTCTTCCTCTGTGA